A window of the Polypterus senegalus isolate Bchr_013 chromosome 4, ASM1683550v1, whole genome shotgun sequence genome harbors these coding sequences:
- the LOC120528245 gene encoding zona pellucida sperm-binding protein 4-like has translation MARLSCWCLFWLCVSGAQFVFAALGNVIKTCDEDKAMKLSFEGSPTVFLQKTIGGVQLVKVTKDLPGIVLRVKSGRTTLTVPFSSRYGYVVDERSQYVVVIAVGRPSNLKRFTCHKLGWRGPKNLVNERCAVADSEKLPCGGSSSITQADCEAKNCCYDSSSSTSPCYYANDVTVQCTLDGQFVVVVSENVTLPPLDLGSIKLVDSSSPSCSPVTSLSSFVMYQFPVSACGSTVQLAGGNVTYQNTMSAAITVRTGPGGSITRDSVYKLLFQCTYSGSQDVQVEAEVYTVAPPLPVVEQGPFDLELVIATDSSYGSYYVDADYPVTKTLRDPVAVEVHIVNRTDPNLVLTLGDCWVTPGPSASSQPQWSLLVNGCPYTGDNYLTSLVTVDSTSGVAYPSHYKRFVFEMFAFVDPVAQQALAEKIFIYCVAAACYPSATDPCIQSCPARRSGRAVDKLARNASFRKNVLLHSGPVIMEDDHMQTSRLEQKAPLHTGYLVLGAAAAMLMLVLVLALVAMRRLNWQNVNLKS, from the exons ATGGCGCGTTTGAGTTGCTGGTGTCTTTTCTGGTTGTGCGTGTCGGGCGCTCAGTTTGTGTTTGCGGCCTTAGGAAATGTGATTAAGACATGTGACGAGGACAAGGCGATGAAGCTGTCATTTGAAGGCTCTCCGACCGTTTTTCTCCAAA AGACGATTGGCGGAGTGCAACTGGTAAAGGTGACCAAAGATCTTCCAGGAATCGTCCTCCGTGTGAAGTCTGGCCGCACCACACTAACGGTGCCTTTTTCTTCCCGGTATGGTTACGTGGTAGATGAG CGTTCCCAGTATGTCGTGGTCATTGCTGTTGGACGTCCCTCTAATTTGAAGAGGTTCACATGCCATAAGCTAG GTTGGCGAGGTCCTAAGAACCTTGTTAATGAGAGATGTGCAGTTGCAGACAGTGAGAAGCTTCCTTGTGGAGGGTCTTCATCCATCACTCAAGCAGACTGTGAAGCCAAAAACTGTTGCTATGATTCCAGCAGCAGCACCAGTCCATGCTACTATGCCAATGATG tgactgtgcagtgcaccctggatggccagtttgtggtggtggtgtctgAGAATGTGACCCTTCCTCCCCTGGATCTTGGGTCCATCAAGTTGGTGGACAGCAGTTCCCCCAGCTGCAGCCCTGTGACCAGCCTGTCAAGCTTTGTCATGTACCAGTTTCCAGTCAGTGCCTGTGGTAGCACAGTCCAG CTGGCTGGTGGCAATGTGACCTACCAGAACACCATGTCTGCTGCCATCACTGTGAGGACTGGTCCAGGGGGCTCCATCACCAGGGACAGTGTCTACAA GTTGTTATTCCAGTGCACCTACTCTGGAAGCCAAGATGTACAAGTGGAGGCTGAGGTGTATACTGTGGCaccacctcttccagtagtagaGCAAGGGCCATTTGACCTGGAATTGGTCATTGCAACAG ATTCCTCCTATGGCTCCTACTATGTGGATGCTGACTACCCGGTGACCAAAACTCTGAGGGATCCTGTGGCTGTGGAAGTGCACATCGTGAACAGGACTGACCCTAACCTTGTGCTGACTCTTGGGGACTGCTGGGTCACCCCAGGACCTTCTGCTTCCAGCCAGCCCCAGTGGAGCCTGCTGGTGAATGG GTGCCCATACACAGGAGACAACTATTTGACCAGCTTGGTGACTGTGGATAGCACCTCTGGAGTGGCCTACCCAAGTCATTACAAGAGATTTGTGTTtgagatgtttgcttttgtggATCCTGTCGCTCAGCAAGCCTTGGCTGAAAAG ATCTTTATCTACTGTGTTGCTGCTGCCTGCTATCCCTCTGCCACAGACCCCTGTATTCAGAGCTGCCCTGCAAGAA GATCTGGCAGAGCTGTAGACAAGTTGGCCCGTAATGCTTCGTTCAGGAAGAATGTGCTCCTTCACAGTGGTCCTGTGATCATGGAGGATGACCACATGCAGACATCTAGACTCGAGCAGAAAG CCCCTCTTCACACTGGATACCTTGTGCTGGGAGCTGCAGCTGCCATGTTGATGCTTGTGCTGGTTTTGGCTCTAGTTGCTATGAGGAGGCTGAACTGGCAGAATGTGAATCTGA
- the LOC120528251 gene encoding zona pellucida sperm-binding protein 4-like — MARLSCWCLFWLCVSGAQFVFAALGNVIKTCDEDKAMKLSFEGSPTVFLQKTIGELRLVKVTKDLPGIVLRVKSGRTTLTVPFSSRYGYVVDERSQYVVVIAVGRPSNLKRFTCHKLGWRGPKNLFNERCAVADSEKLPCGGSSSITWADCEAKNCCYDLSSTSPCYYANDVTVQCTLDGQFVVVVSENVTFPPLDLGSIQLVDSSSPSCNPVTSLSSFVMYQFPVSACGSTVQLAGGNVTYQNTMSAAITVTNGPEGSITRDSVYKLFFQCTYSGSQDVQVEAEVYTVAPPLPVVEQGPFDLELVIATDSTYGSYYVDADYPVTKTLRDPVAVEVHILNRTDPNLVLSLGDCWVTPGPSASSQPQWSLLVNGCPYTGDNYLTSLVTVDSTSGVAYPSHYKRFVFEMFAFVDPVAQQALAEKIFIYCVAAACYPSPTDPCIQSCPARRSGRAVEKLARNASFRKNVLLHSGPVIMEADHVPTSRLEQKAPLHTGYLVLGAAAVMLMVVLVLAVVAMRRLNLQNVNLKS; from the exons ATGGCGCGTTTGAGTTGCTGGTGTCTTTTCTGGTTGTGCGTGTCGGGCGCTCAGTTTGTGTTTGCCGCCTTAGGAAATGTGATTAAGACGTGTGACGAGGACAAGGCGATGAAGCTGTCATTTGAAGGCTCTCCGACCGTTTTTCTCCAGA AGACGATTGGGGAACTGCGACTGGTAAAGGTGACCAAAGATCTTCCAGGAATTGTACTCCGTGTGAAGTCTGGCCGCACCACACTAACGGTGCCCTTTTCTTCCCGGTATGGTTACGTGGTAGATGAG CGTTCCCAGTATGTCGTGGTCATTGCTGTTGGACGTCCCTCTAATTTGAAGAGGTTCACATGCCATAAGCTAG GCTGGCGAGGTCCTAAGAACCTTTTTAATGAGAGATGTGCAGTTGCAGACAGTGAGAAGCTCCCTTGTGGAGGGTCTTCATCCATCACTTGGGCAGACTGTGAAGCCAAAAACTGTTGCTATGATTTGAGCAGCACCAGTCCATGCTACTATGCCAATGATG tgactgtgcagtgcacactggatggccagtttgtggtggtggtgtctgAGAATGTGACCTTTCCTCCCCTGGATCTTGGGTCCATCCAGTTGGTGGACAGCAGTTCCCCCAGCTGCAACCCTGTGACCAGCCTTTCCAGCTTTGTCATGTACCAGTTTCCAGTCAGTGCCTGTGGTAGCACAGTCCAG TTGGCTGGTGGCAATGTGACTTACCAGAACACCATGTCTGCTGCCATCACTGTGACGAATGGTCCAGAGGGCTCCATCACCAGGGACAGTGTCTACAA AttattcttccagtgcacctactcgggaagccaggatgtgcaagtggaggctgaggtgtatactgtggcgccacctcttccagtagtagaGCAAGGGCCATTTGACCTGGAATTGGTCATTGCAACAG ATTCCACCTATGGCTCCTACTATGTGGATGCTGACTACCCAGTGACCAAAACTCTGAGGGATCCTGTGGCTGTGGAAGTGCACATCTTGAACAGGACTGACCCTAACCTTGTGCTGTCTCTTGGGGACTGCTGGGTCACCCCAGGACCTTCTGCTTCCAGCCAGCCCCAGTGGAGCCTGCTGGTGAATGG GTGCCCATACACAGGAGACAACTATTTGACCAGCTTGGTGACTGTGGATAGCACCTCTGGAGTGGCCTACCCAAGTCATTACAAGAGATTTGTGTTtgagatgtttgcttttgtggATCCTGTAGCTCAACAAGCCTTGGCTGAAAAG atcttcatctactgtgttgCTGCTGCCTGTTATCCCTCTCCCACAGACCCCTGTATTCAGAGCTGCCCTGCAAGAA GATCTGGCAGAGCTGTAGAGAAGTTGGCCCGTAATGCTTCGTTCAGGAAGAATGTGCTCCTTCACAGTGGTCCTGTGATCATGGAGGCTGACCATGTGCCGACATCCAGACTAGAGCAGAAAG CCCCTCTTCACACTGGATACCTTGTGCTGGGAGCTGCAGCTGTCATGTTGATGGTTGTGCTGGTTTTGGCTGTAGTTGCAATGAGGAGGCTGAACTTGCAGAATGTGAATCTGAAATCTTAA